One Coregonus clupeaformis isolate EN_2021a chromosome 21, ASM2061545v1, whole genome shotgun sequence DNA window includes the following coding sequences:
- the LOC121535175 gene encoding vasoactive intestinal polypeptide receptor 2-like → MTNLIVFILSLSTCLSVVSGRHPTCNFLLELETDQEECLVKLRDQESSNYSKGVGCKAIWDNIACWDRAEVGETVTRECPRVLKMFFGRNGNISKNCTADGWSDVFPNITSVCGAEEKHDKLLFFMVVKTLYTLGHSLSLIALTTGSAILCLFRKLHCTRNYIHLNLFFSFILRAVAVLVKDDILFSRNQCSEQPSLIGCKASLVIFQYFIMANFFWLLVEGLYLHTLLIVIFSENRHFIVYLLIGWGIPTVFVSAWAITRVYFEDTGCWEQNDNPIPKWVINVPIGFSIMVNFILFISIIRILVQKLRCPDVGGNDQSQYRRLAKSTLLLIPLFGIHYVVFVSLNESMENYKIFFDLAIGSFQGLVVAILYCFLNSEVQGELKRKWRSICLNCHMARNYTQHNTYASRNGSENMAQFQRNSRAQSFLQTETTVL, encoded by the exons GTCTGTCTGTG GTGAGTGGAAGACATCCAACATGTAACTTCCTCCTGGAGCTTGAAACAGACCAGGAAGAATGTCTTGTGAAGCTGAGGGACCAAGAATCTTCAAATTACTCCAAAG GAGTAGGATGCAAAGCGATCTGGGATAACATAGCATGTTGGGACCGTGCAGAGGTTGGAGAGACTGTCACTAGAGAGTGCCCCAGGGTGCTCAAGATGTTCTTTGGCAGAAATG GAAACATAAGCAAGAACTGTACAGCGGACGGATGGTCTGATGTTTTTCCCAACATCACCAGTGTGTGTGGGGCAGAGGAAAAGCATGATAAG CTGCTCTTCTTTATGGTGGTGAAGACGTTATATACGCTGGGCCACAGTTTGTCTTTGATCGCCCTCACAACTGGGAGCGCCATCCTCTGTCTATTCAG AAAACTCCATTGCACGCGGAACTACATTCACCTCAACCTTTTCTTTTCCTTCATCCTGAGAGCGGTGGCAGTTCTTGTGAAGGACGACATCCTCTTCTCTCGCAATCAGTGCTCTGAGCAGCCTTCACTG ATTGGATGCAAGGCGAGCCTGGTGATTTTTCAATACTTTATCATGGCCAACTTCTTCTGGTTGCTGGTCGAGGGCCTTTACCTCCATACGCTCCTGATAGTCATCTTCTCTGAAAATAGACACTTCATCGTTTATCTTCTCATCGGCTGGG GAATCCCAACCGTGTTTGTTTCTGCATGGGCTATTACAAGGGTTTATTTTGAGGATACTGG ATGCTGGGAACAGAATGATAACCCAATCCCCAAGTGGGTGATCAATGTACCCATAGGCTTCTCCATCATG GTGAACTTCATCCTGTTCATCAGTATTATAAGGATTCTGGTTCAGAAGCTGAGATGTCCTGATGTGGGTGGCAACGACCAGTCACAATACAG GAGGTTGGCCAAATCTACTCTCCTGCTGATCCCTCTGTTTGGCATCCATTACGTTGTCTTTGTGTCTCTCAATGAATCCATGGAAAATTACAAAATCTTCTTTGACCTCGCTATCGGATCCTTTCAG GGCCTGGTGGTTGCCATCCTGTACTGTTTCTTAAACAGTGAG GTTCAAGGGGAACTCAAGAGAAAATGGCGGAGTATATGCCTCAACTGCCATATGGCCAGAAACTACACCCAGCACAACACCTACGCCTCCAGAAACGGCTCAGAGAACATGGCTCAGTTCCAACGTAATTCTCGTGCTCAGTCCTTCCTGCAGACAGAGACCACTGTACTGTGA